Proteins encoded by one window of Syntrophus gentianae:
- a CDS encoding flagellar basal body-associated FliL family protein: MAKEEQAQQDSVTPTKQEKKGSFKKWLIIGVAGLVIIAGGVAGGVFYFKHASAGKESQKTEKAAPGALWALDPFIVNLADNTGERYLKVVMQLEVSGQDDPKALEEYKPKFRDCILDILSSKSYSELMDVNGKQRLRDDIGVKLNNLLSKGKIKRVYFTEFVIQ; this comes from the coding sequence ATGGCAAAGGAGGAACAGGCTCAGCAGGATTCTGTAACGCCGACGAAACAAGAGAAAAAAGGGTCATTCAAGAAATGGCTGATTATAGGAGTTGCTGGATTGGTCATCATTGCCGGCGGAGTTGCTGGAGGCGTATTTTATTTCAAGCATGCCAGTGCAGGCAAGGAAAGTCAAAAAACGGAGAAGGCAGCCCCTGGGGCATTATGGGCACTGGATCCCTTTATTGTCAATCTGGCCGACAATACCGGTGAAAGATATTTGAAAGTGGTGATGCAGCTTGAGGTTTCCGGACAGGATGACCCCAAGGCGCTGGAGGAATACAAACCGAAATTTCGAGATTGCATCCTGGATATCCTTTCCTCCAAATCATACAGCGAGCTCATGGACGTTAACGGCAAACAGAGACTACGCGATGATATCGGCGTTAAGCTGAATAACCTTTTATCAAAAGGTAAGATTAAACGCGTTTATTTTACAGAATTTGTCATTCAGTAA
- the fliM gene encoding flagellar motor switch protein FliM, with translation MSQVLTQEEVDALLRGISGGQIEAEIEEDVDPSGIVRYDLASQDRIIRGRMPTLEMTNEKFARMFRTTLSSLLRKVVTVNSMSVDMIKFGEFLKTLPVPTSLHIFRMEPLRGNAIFVMESKVIFTLVDVLFGGAGKELFKVEGREFTAIETNLIKKVILSALSDLEKAWKTLHDIQVVYQRSEINPQFAQIVPPTDLVFVIDFEIEVEYITGILKLCIPYSTVEPIREKLQAGFQSEQMEVDKVWMNRFRRNLMYADLDLLIELGKTRLSANDVVNLKEGDVITLDQYCTDPVSIFVEGVLKFKGHPGNFKGNQAVKISEILQDKGEIDHGAE, from the coding sequence ATGTCACAGGTTTTAACTCAGGAAGAAGTTGATGCGCTGTTGCGCGGAATTTCAGGCGGACAGATTGAAGCTGAGATTGAAGAGGATGTCGATCCCTCCGGTATCGTACGCTACGATCTAGCCAGTCAGGACAGGATCATTAGGGGCAGGATGCCCACCCTGGAAATGACGAACGAGAAATTCGCACGCATGTTCCGGACGACCTTGTCATCCCTGTTGCGCAAAGTTGTGACGGTCAATTCAATGTCTGTTGATATGATTAAATTCGGGGAGTTTCTAAAAACCCTTCCTGTTCCCACCAGCCTGCATATTTTTCGAATGGAGCCTCTGAGAGGGAACGCCATCTTTGTGATGGAATCAAAAGTCATATTCACACTTGTTGATGTCCTTTTCGGCGGTGCGGGAAAGGAACTTTTCAAGGTTGAAGGACGGGAATTCACGGCTATTGAAACGAATCTTATTAAGAAGGTCATACTCAGCGCCCTTTCTGATCTTGAAAAGGCCTGGAAGACCCTCCATGACATACAGGTCGTTTACCAACGTTCTGAAATCAATCCACAATTTGCTCAAATCGTCCCCCCTACAGATCTGGTCTTTGTGATCGATTTTGAGATTGAAGTTGAATATATAACCGGCATTCTCAAACTCTGCATCCCCTATTCAACAGTAGAACCTATTCGGGAAAAATTGCAGGCCGGTTTTCAAAGTGAACAAATGGAAGTTGATAAAGTATGGATGAACAGGTTTCGCCGTAATCTTATGTACGCAGACCTTGATCTTCTCATTGAACTTGGAAAAACAAGATTATCAGCCAATGATGTCGTTAATCTTAAAGAGGGAGATGTCATTACGCTGGATCAGTACTGCACCGATCCGGTAAGCATCTTTGTGGAAGGGGTCTTGAAGTTCAAGGGTCATCCAGGAAATTTTAAAGGAAACCAGGCAGTAAAAATATCGGAAATACTCCAAGATAAAGGGGAGATAGATCATGGAGCAGAATGA
- the fliN gene encoding flagellar motor switch protein FliN, translating to MEQNEIDELLKGIDLNEKPDAKLEPADDENIGWDDVQEELTQYQVKPQKVEVSPANFEEMPATPVFDSQLNLDFILDIPLTLSVELGRCQMLISELLQLGQGSIIELVKLAGEPMDVYVNQRLIARGEVVVVNEKFGIRLTDIVSQAERVKKLK from the coding sequence ATGGAGCAGAATGAGATTGATGAACTTCTCAAAGGAATTGATTTAAATGAAAAGCCGGATGCGAAGCTGGAACCGGCCGATGATGAAAATATTGGCTGGGATGATGTTCAGGAGGAACTTACCCAATACCAAGTAAAACCACAGAAGGTTGAAGTCAGCCCGGCAAATTTTGAAGAAATGCCTGCGACTCCGGTGTTTGATTCTCAATTGAATCTCGATTTTATTCTCGATATTCCGCTGACGTTAAGCGTTGAGCTGGGTCGGTGTCAAATGCTGATCAGTGAATTGCTTCAACTGGGACAGGGATCCATCATCGAACTCGTTAAGCTGGCTGGAGAACCGATGGATGTCTATGTAAATCAGCGCCTCATCGCACGGGGGGAAGTCGTCGTGGTTAACGAAAAATTCGGGATAAGATTAACGGATATCGTCTCCCAGGCAGAACGTGTAAAAAAATTAAAATAG
- the fliO gene encoding flagellar biosynthetic protein FliO: MESVSFLSSLVKMVFALVLVLGLMIGSMYFIKKILHTTTPEMDRGSLIKILASRYLGPKNSILVIDVAGEIIAVGLSNSQMTMLTKISDRDALEKLRNAKMNEDLPSLPITQQLSRYKKKITSVVSELRK, encoded by the coding sequence GTGGAAAGCGTATCTTTTTTATCTTCCCTTGTAAAAATGGTGTTTGCCCTTGTGCTGGTTCTGGGCCTGATGATTGGCTCAATGTATTTTATCAAAAAAATTCTCCATACAACGACTCCTGAAATGGACAGGGGATCATTGATCAAAATCCTGGCCAGCCGCTATCTGGGACCTAAAAACAGCATCCTGGTCATTGATGTTGCCGGGGAAATTATTGCCGTTGGCCTGTCAAATTCTCAAATGACCATGTTAACAAAAATATCCGACAGGGACGCACTGGAGAAGCTTCGCAATGCGAAGATGAATGAGGATCTTCCCTCACTTCCCATTACGCAGCAGCTCTCCCGATACAAGAAGAAAATAACCTCTGTCGTAAGTGAATTGCGAAAATGA
- the fliP gene encoding flagellar type III secretion system pore protein FliP (The bacterial flagellar biogenesis protein FliP forms a type III secretion system (T3SS)-type pore required for flagellar assembly.) produces the protein MNFKIVSVNWIPRLTRVVPVLLLIVLGWTNLAGAEPLSLPNISLSIGGKADSPDKVATVIQLLFLLTVLSLTPAILLMLTSFTRIVVVLSLLRQAIGSQQMPSNQIIIGLSLFLTFFIMAPVWQNISTEAIKPYYNEEISGEQAINKAIVPVKAFMLKQTREKDIALFIKISKGKRPERPDDLSLSVLVPAFVISELKTAFQIGFLLFLPFFIIDMVVASVLLSMGMMMLPPIMMSLPFKLLLFVLVDGWYLIIGSLVQSFH, from the coding sequence ATGAATTTTAAAATCGTTTCTGTAAATTGGATTCCAAGGCTTACCCGTGTGGTTCCGGTATTACTTCTCATAGTCCTGGGCTGGACGAATCTTGCCGGCGCCGAACCCCTCTCTCTTCCGAACATCAGTTTAAGCATCGGTGGAAAAGCAGACTCGCCTGACAAGGTGGCCACGGTCATTCAACTTCTGTTTCTTCTCACTGTTTTATCCCTGACGCCGGCGATCCTTCTGATGCTGACTTCCTTTACTCGGATCGTCGTTGTGCTGTCCCTGTTGAGGCAGGCCATCGGCAGCCAGCAGATGCCCTCAAACCAGATCATCATTGGATTGTCTCTTTTCCTGACTTTTTTCATCATGGCGCCGGTCTGGCAGAACATTTCCACGGAAGCCATAAAACCTTATTACAACGAAGAAATATCCGGGGAACAGGCCATAAACAAGGCCATCGTTCCCGTCAAAGCCTTCATGCTGAAACAGACCCGGGAAAAGGACATCGCGCTGTTCATAAAAATATCAAAAGGAAAAAGACCGGAGCGACCAGATGATTTATCCCTCTCCGTTCTGGTTCCCGCCTTTGTGATCAGTGAATTGAAAACGGCATTCCAGATTGGATTTCTGCTTTTTTTACCCTTCTTTATTATCGACATGGTTGTGGCAAGCGTCCTTTTGTCCATGGGGATGATGATGCTTCCTCCTATCATGATGAGTCTGCCTTTCAAGTTGCTTTTGTTCGTCCTGGTGGATGGATGGTATTTAATCATAGGATCTCTCGTACAGAGCTTCCATTAA
- the fliQ gene encoding flagellar biosynthesis protein FliQ, protein MTTAFIVGIMAEAIKVTLFVAGPVLIVALVVGVAISLFQAVTQVQEMTLSYVPKVVAVLVALVASLPWMINLLLNFTSNLFSNIPNYVK, encoded by the coding sequence ATGACGACTGCATTTATTGTTGGAATCATGGCTGAAGCCATAAAAGTAACGCTCTTTGTGGCCGGACCCGTTTTAATCGTTGCCCTTGTGGTCGGGGTCGCGATCAGCCTGTTCCAGGCTGTCACGCAGGTGCAGGAAATGACGCTATCCTATGTTCCCAAGGTCGTGGCTGTGCTTGTTGCCCTGGTGGCTTCATTGCCATGGATGATCAATCTCCTTCTCAATTTTACTTCAAATCTCTTTTCCAATATTCCGAACTACGTAAAATAG
- the fliR gene encoding flagellar biosynthetic protein FliR, which produces MNLPVITQETIDALIFIFLRVSAMIAVMPVFGGDRTIPVAVKGGLSLLITFLLFPFVKIDLDAQSLEFIPMFAGMIGEVLIGSIIGFVARFIFAGIQFAGELIGYEMGFSMANVIDPVTSNQVSLISQLQYIVAILIFLTLNGHHVFFSAMAESFERIAPLQFHLSGKLIQTVCLFSKDVFVVAVKVSAPVVAVLVFTNLALGIVARTVPQINIFIIGFPIQIALGFIFLGLTVPVFANYSASLFNNLEKQIHFLIRVM; this is translated from the coding sequence ATGAACCTGCCTGTCATAACACAGGAAACGATCGACGCTCTGATTTTCATCTTCTTAAGAGTCAGTGCCATGATCGCCGTAATGCCCGTCTTTGGCGGCGACAGGACGATTCCGGTTGCCGTCAAAGGAGGTCTGTCTCTTCTCATTACGTTTTTGTTGTTTCCCTTTGTAAAAATTGATCTGGATGCTCAATCTCTGGAGTTTATTCCAATGTTCGCCGGCATGATCGGTGAGGTTCTTATCGGGAGCATTATTGGTTTTGTCGCTCGCTTTATCTTTGCAGGAATTCAATTTGCCGGTGAATTGATCGGCTATGAAATGGGTTTTTCCATGGCGAATGTCATCGATCCCGTGACCAGCAACCAAGTGTCTCTAATATCGCAACTTCAGTATATTGTAGCCATTTTGATCTTTTTAACATTGAATGGTCATCATGTATTTTTCTCGGCCATGGCTGAAAGTTTTGAAAGAATTGCTCCGTTGCAGTTTCATCTCTCTGGAAAACTCATACAAACCGTATGTCTCTTCTCAAAAGATGTCTTCGTCGTTGCCGTAAAAGTCAGCGCTCCCGTCGTGGCCGTACTTGTATTTACAAACCTGGCTTTGGGCATAGTGGCAAGGACGGTGCCTCAAATCAACATATTCATTATCGGATTTCCAATTCAGATTGCCCTTGGTTTTATTTTCCTTGGTTTGACCGTTCCCGTGTTTGCCAATTATTCCGCAAGCCTTTTCAATAATTTGGAGAAACAGATCCATTTTCTTATCAGGGTGATGTGA
- the flhB gene encoding flagellar biosynthesis protein FlhB, which produces MAEQDKDQERTEEATPKRREEAREEGQVARSRDLSSVAILGSCLLYFYFGAGSFVSRLMDLMKSSFSSLDSSTVTTENIQSLLSSSVFKMLSIMAPFMLTVCIAALLANVMQVGLKITTKAIQPKWSKIDPLKGFARLFSLQSLVEFIKSILKMCIVGFVAYLTVKNELTDILPLVNKSVWAITIYITKTSFKILLTTSWVLILLAIVDYLYQRWEYERNLKMSRQEIKDENKSTEGDPIIKARIRRLQREMARKRMMANVPKADVIITNPTHLAIALKYDKGSMIAPTVIAKGAGYVAEKIKEIARENGIPTIENKPVAQVLYKSVEVNGTIPDSLYKAVAEILAYVYSLNQE; this is translated from the coding sequence ATGGCTGAACAGGATAAAGATCAGGAACGAACTGAAGAAGCTACCCCAAAGCGCAGAGAAGAAGCTCGCGAAGAAGGACAAGTCGCAAGGAGCCGTGATCTTTCCTCGGTTGCCATCCTTGGTTCCTGTCTTCTCTATTTCTATTTTGGGGCAGGCAGTTTTGTCTCTCGACTGATGGATCTGATGAAAAGTTCGTTTTCAAGTCTGGATTCCTCAACTGTCACCACTGAAAATATTCAATCCCTGCTATCTTCTTCTGTCTTCAAAATGCTTTCCATAATGGCGCCGTTTATGTTGACGGTGTGCATTGCTGCCTTACTGGCCAATGTCATGCAGGTCGGCTTAAAAATAACCACAAAAGCCATCCAGCCGAAGTGGTCGAAAATTGATCCTCTCAAAGGGTTTGCCAGGCTCTTTTCGTTACAATCTCTGGTTGAATTTATAAAGAGCATCCTGAAAATGTGCATCGTCGGGTTTGTTGCTTACTTGACCGTCAAGAACGAGTTGACGGACATTCTTCCCCTTGTCAATAAGAGCGTATGGGCCATCACGATTTATATCACCAAAACATCCTTCAAAATTCTCCTGACAACCAGTTGGGTTCTCATCCTTCTCGCCATTGTGGATTACCTGTACCAACGATGGGAATATGAAAGAAATTTGAAGATGTCGCGCCAGGAAATCAAGGATGAAAACAAATCGACGGAAGGCGATCCCATCATCAAGGCAAGGATTCGCAGACTGCAACGTGAAATGGCGAGGAAGAGAATGATGGCTAATGTCCCTAAAGCTGATGTAATCATTACCAACCCGACCCATCTGGCCATCGCTCTGAAATATGACAAGGGTTCCATGATTGCGCCAACCGTCATTGCCAAGGGGGCCGGATATGTTGCTGAAAAAATTAAAGAAATAGCGAGAGAAAACGGAATACCAACCATTGAGAACAAACCAGTGGCACAGGTATTGTATAAATCGGTTGAAGTGAACGGGACGATTCCCGACAGTTTGTACAAGGCCGTTGCGGAAATTCTGGCCTATGTTTATTCACTGAATCAGGAATAA
- the flhA gene encoding flagellar biosynthesis protein FlhA: MARFADKGIISELAGSSSAMMALGVIGILMVMMIPLPTLLLDILLSFSITISIMILLMAMYVLKPLDFSIFPSILLVVTLLRLSLNVASTRMILLHGNEGTTAAGQVIHAFGTFVVGGNYVVGLIVFMVLVLINFIVITKGSTRVAEVAARFTLDAMPGKQMSIDADLNAGLISDTDARRRRGELEKETNFYGAMDGASKFVRGDAVAGIVITLINIIGGLVVGVMQKGMPVIDAAKNYTLLTVGDGLVTQIPALIVSTAAGMLVTRSAASSDLGQELHHQLKIQPKAIATAAGIILVFAFIPGMPKVSFLLVSAGIGYLAYKFYRTKETSQDIEEESIPALPEEEEPEDLLTPLDVLALEVGYGLIPLVDTSQGGELLQRIKTMRKQLALEMGFIVPAIHIRDNLQLGPNHYSFILKGVEIARGELMLGHFMAIKTDDQSFKIKGIETKEPAFGLPAVWIAEREKESVTSKGYVVVDPPTVITTHLMEIIKLHADELIGRKEVQALMENLSKTYPKVIDEIVPKTVPYGILQKVVQRLLRERVSIRDLYSIIETLADYVPMTKNVDLLTGYVRQALARTITKQYLDQSGGLTVMMISPDIEDTISQSVQHTEHESYINPDPVMIRKLVNNVQKLINPFTAKGLQPIILCSPSIRIHLRNIMEKFFPSIVVISHNEVMRETAIKSLGMVEL; this comes from the coding sequence ATGGCGCGATTTGCTGACAAAGGAATAATCTCGGAATTAGCGGGAAGCAGCAGTGCCATGATGGCCCTGGGGGTAATTGGAATTCTCATGGTGATGATGATTCCGCTGCCCACGCTTCTTCTCGACATTTTACTTTCTTTCAGCATCACCATTTCAATCATGATCCTCCTCATGGCGATGTATGTCCTGAAGCCACTGGATTTCTCGATTTTTCCTTCCATCCTGCTTGTTGTTACCCTTTTAAGACTATCACTTAATGTCGCCTCTACCCGCATGATTCTTCTTCATGGTAATGAAGGAACGACGGCGGCAGGACAGGTCATCCATGCCTTTGGAACTTTTGTGGTCGGAGGGAATTATGTCGTAGGGTTAATCGTATTCATGGTCCTGGTCCTGATCAACTTCATCGTTATCACCAAAGGATCTACAAGAGTTGCAGAAGTTGCCGCACGATTCACCCTGGACGCCATGCCGGGAAAGCAAATGAGTATCGATGCCGATCTCAATGCCGGATTGATTTCAGATACGGATGCCCGCCGACGGAGAGGCGAACTCGAAAAAGAAACAAATTTTTACGGAGCAATGGATGGAGCCAGTAAATTTGTACGCGGCGATGCAGTAGCGGGCATTGTCATAACGCTGATCAATATCATCGGTGGATTGGTTGTCGGTGTAATGCAGAAGGGAATGCCGGTCATTGACGCTGCAAAAAATTATACCTTATTGACCGTAGGAGATGGATTGGTCACCCAGATTCCGGCTCTCATTGTTTCAACGGCTGCCGGCATGCTGGTGACAAGATCCGCCGCTTCCTCGGATCTTGGGCAGGAACTGCATCATCAACTGAAGATACAACCTAAAGCCATCGCTACGGCGGCAGGCATCATCCTTGTTTTTGCTTTCATTCCCGGGATGCCGAAAGTATCTTTTCTCCTTGTATCCGCAGGAATCGGATACCTGGCCTATAAATTTTACCGGACAAAGGAGACATCCCAAGATATCGAAGAAGAATCCATTCCTGCTCTTCCTGAAGAGGAAGAACCTGAAGATCTTCTCACTCCCTTGGATGTGCTTGCCCTGGAAGTGGGATACGGCCTTATTCCCCTTGTGGATACGAGTCAAGGTGGAGAATTGCTGCAAAGAATCAAAACGATGCGAAAGCAACTGGCTCTTGAGATGGGATTTATCGTCCCCGCCATACACATCCGAGACAATCTGCAACTAGGGCCGAATCATTATTCCTTCATCCTGAAGGGCGTCGAAATTGCACGTGGCGAACTGATGCTTGGCCATTTCATGGCCATTAAAACGGACGATCAAAGTTTCAAGATCAAGGGGATAGAAACAAAAGAACCCGCCTTTGGACTTCCCGCTGTATGGATTGCAGAGCGGGAAAAGGAAAGTGTCACATCAAAAGGATACGTTGTTGTTGATCCGCCGACCGTTATAACAACGCATTTAATGGAAATAATCAAGTTGCATGCGGATGAATTGATCGGGAGAAAAGAAGTGCAGGCCCTCATGGAAAATTTGAGTAAGACGTATCCCAAAGTGATTGATGAGATTGTTCCTAAGACCGTTCCGTATGGGATTCTCCAGAAAGTGGTGCAAAGACTCCTCAGGGAACGGGTATCTATTCGAGACCTTTATTCAATTATTGAAACACTGGCGGATTATGTACCGATGACGAAGAATGTGGATCTCTTGACCGGGTATGTGAGACAGGCCCTGGCCAGAACCATCACGAAACAGTACTTGGATCAGAGTGGTGGATTGACGGTCATGATGATTTCTCCGGACATCGAAGATACGATAAGCCAGTCGGTTCAACATACCGAACATGAATCATACATAAATCCGGATCCCGTTATGATCAGAAAACTTGTCAATAATGTACAGAAATTGATTAATCCCTTTACCGCGAAGGGATTGCAACCAATCATTCTCTGTTCTCCTTCGATAAGGATTCATCTAAGGAACATCATGGAGAAATTTTTCCCAAGTATCGTTGTTATTTCCCATAACGAAGTCATGCGGGAAACAGCCATCAAATCATTAGGCATGGTGGAGCTGTAA
- the flhF gene encoding flagellar biosynthesis protein FlhF has product MQIKRYEVANVQEAITKIKKELGPDAIILSTKKIKGSGGPILEVLAARELDLTGADQGNRSDMTLRTVEKDEGRGTADSAPAFDRNFDELKKLLEDLKNDRDLRAELAEVKDSINTFFDVLGLKRNKTGQDGTDSVYFSLISQGMSKEKAWRAVEKIRNEIASGEIESSDAGLAAVENLIQRSLPAVNEFDKGQRVKILIGPTGVGKTTTLAKLSAHSALNEKKSVGLITTDTYRIAAVEQLKVYARIIGIPLEIASGNSDFKKSLSRFAGKDVIFVDTPGTSRNDTANLRKLYETLGTEIPFESNLLISLTSSKECMLDTALRYKMFDYNHIILTRADECMRIGFLWDILDRIAKPVSYITNGQNVPNDIEEANPQKIARMIVGSDLH; this is encoded by the coding sequence ATGCAGATCAAACGCTATGAAGTAGCCAATGTCCAGGAGGCCATTACAAAAATCAAAAAAGAACTTGGTCCCGACGCCATAATTTTATCGACCAAAAAGATAAAAGGTTCCGGAGGCCCCATACTGGAAGTGCTGGCTGCAAGAGAACTGGATTTGACAGGGGCTGATCAAGGCAATCGATCTGATATGACCTTAAGGACCGTTGAAAAGGACGAAGGAAGGGGTACAGCAGACTCGGCTCCCGCCTTTGACCGAAATTTCGACGAATTAAAAAAACTTCTTGAAGATTTGAAGAATGATCGTGACTTGCGTGCGGAACTGGCAGAAGTAAAGGACTCCATAAACACGTTCTTTGATGTGCTCGGTTTGAAACGCAATAAAACGGGACAGGATGGAACGGACTCTGTTTATTTCAGCTTAATTTCCCAAGGGATGTCAAAAGAGAAAGCCTGGAGAGCCGTCGAAAAAATCAGGAATGAAATAGCTTCCGGAGAGATTGAAAGTTCCGATGCCGGTCTGGCGGCTGTTGAGAATTTGATACAAAGATCTCTTCCGGCGGTCAATGAGTTTGATAAAGGGCAAAGAGTCAAAATCCTTATTGGTCCTACAGGTGTTGGAAAAACCACAACCCTGGCAAAACTCTCAGCTCATTCCGCCCTCAACGAAAAAAAATCTGTTGGACTTATAACGACCGATACTTATCGAATTGCAGCTGTCGAACAATTAAAAGTTTACGCCAGAATTATCGGAATTCCTCTTGAGATCGCCTCAGGAAACAGTGATTTTAAAAAATCGCTGAGCCGGTTTGCAGGCAAAGACGTGATCTTCGTTGATACGCCGGGAACAAGCAGAAATGATACTGCAAATTTAAGAAAGCTGTATGAAACTCTTGGGACGGAGATCCCTTTTGAATCGAATCTGCTTATAAGCCTTACCTCAAGTAAAGAATGCATGCTGGATACGGCATTACGTTACAAAATGTTCGATTATAATCACATTATTTTAACAAGAGCCGATGAGTGCATGCGAATCGGATTCCTATGGGATATTCTTGATCGAATCGCCAAACCGGTTTCCTACATCACAAACGGTCAGAATGTTCCCAACGATATTGAAGAGGCAAATCCACAAAAAATTGCCCGGATGATCGTGGGCAGTGATTTGCATTAA
- a CDS encoding MinD/ParA family protein — protein MDQAESLRELVQEKITSKSAILSNEAKKMIFGRKNSERVRTIAITSGKGGVGKTNITASLACALARMNKKTFVLDADAGLANIDVVLGLTPKYNLYHVLAGERKLSEVIVSGPCGVKILPSASGIQEMTNLSRGQKLTLLEDLDSIQETLDFMLIDTAAGIASNVMYFNMAAREIVVIATPEPTSLTDAYALIKVLHQKYAKKRFRLLINMVNSAAEAHNVFLRLSHATEHFLNVNIEYLGYILQDKKLQDAVRMQQAFVELYPGSQASLCIKKIAEKICSENPEYDENGNISFFGDKRLGNECRSKRT, from the coding sequence GTGGATCAGGCTGAATCTCTTAGAGAGTTGGTACAAGAGAAAATTACATCAAAATCTGCAATACTGTCGAACGAGGCAAAGAAAATGATTTTCGGGAGAAAAAATTCTGAGCGTGTCAGGACCATTGCAATTACCAGTGGTAAGGGCGGCGTAGGTAAAACCAATATCACGGCAAGCCTTGCATGTGCTCTGGCAAGAATGAATAAAAAAACATTTGTACTCGACGCAGATGCAGGTTTGGCCAATATTGACGTAGTCCTGGGGCTCACCCCGAAATATAATTTATATCATGTCCTGGCTGGAGAACGAAAATTATCGGAAGTCATCGTATCAGGCCCTTGTGGCGTAAAGATATTACCCTCTGCGTCAGGCATACAGGAAATGACGAATCTGTCGCGCGGCCAGAAATTGACCTTGTTGGAGGATCTGGATTCTATTCAGGAAACTCTCGATTTTATGCTCATTGATACGGCGGCAGGTATTGCAAGTAATGTGATGTATTTTAACATGGCCGCACGAGAGATCGTTGTTATTGCGACTCCCGAACCGACATCTTTGACGGATGCCTATGCTTTGATAAAAGTTTTGCACCAGAAATACGCGAAAAAGCGATTCCGACTTTTGATTAATATGGTGAACAGCGCTGCAGAGGCTCACAATGTTTTTTTACGATTAAGTCACGCAACGGAACATTTCCTTAATGTTAACATCGAATATCTAGGATACATCCTTCAGGACAAAAAGCTGCAGGATGCCGTGAGGATGCAGCAAGCGTTTGTAGAACTCTACCCTGGTTCCCAGGCCAGTCTCTGCATAAAGAAGATTGCTGAAAAGATATGTAGCGAAAATCCTGAATATGACGAAAACGGGAACATCAGTTTCTTCGGAGATAAGAGATTAGGAAATGAATGTAGATCAAAAAGAACGTGA
- a CDS encoding sigma-70 family RNA polymerase sigma factor encodes MNVDQKERDTLILKFLPFVKAVVGRIASKLPIDAADKEDLFNVGMIGLMSALENFDDQRNVRFETYASIRIRGAVLDELRARDWVPRMVRSKDNEITKAVAALQKLLGRAPEDHEISEHMGLSLEEYFKYLDESRCFSIISSEDLPREYMENYSYSDVIKAVDQGNVLDLITDREFKTQLKEAIEILPKKERLVLTLYYYEELTMKEIGKVLDLTESRVCQLHSQAIIRLKASIKKINS; translated from the coding sequence ATGAATGTAGATCAAAAAGAACGTGATACATTGATTTTGAAATTTCTTCCCTTCGTCAAAGCAGTTGTAGGTCGAATTGCCTCGAAACTACCGATAGATGCTGCGGATAAGGAGGATTTGTTCAATGTAGGAATGATCGGATTGATGTCTGCGTTAGAAAATTTTGACGATCAAAGAAATGTACGCTTTGAAACCTATGCCAGCATACGAATTCGAGGCGCTGTTCTGGACGAGTTACGGGCAAGAGATTGGGTTCCCAGAATGGTGCGGAGCAAGGATAACGAAATAACGAAAGCTGTTGCAGCACTGCAAAAGCTTCTGGGCAGGGCGCCGGAAGATCATGAAATATCAGAACATATGGGACTTTCCCTTGAAGAATATTTTAAATATTTGGACGAGTCCAGATGCTTTTCGATTATAAGCAGCGAAGATTTGCCAAGGGAATATATGGAGAATTATTCCTATTCTGATGTGATTAAAGCGGTAGACCAAGGCAATGTTCTCGATTTGATAACAGATCGTGAATTTAAAACTCAGCTGAAGGAAGCCATCGAGATTCTTCCGAAAAAAGAACGTCTTGTTTTGACTTTATATTATTATGAAGAACTGACGATGAAAGAGATTGGCAAAGTACTCGATTTAACGGAATCAAGAGTATGCCAGCTTCATTCTCAGGCCATCATCCGACTTAAGGCCTCAATCAAGAAAATTAATTCCTGA